Proteins encoded together in one Pongo abelii isolate AG06213 chromosome 8, NHGRI_mPonAbe1-v2.0_pri, whole genome shotgun sequence window:
- the MSMB gene encoding beta-microseminoprotein: MNVLLGSLVIFAIFVTLCNASCYFIPNERVPGDSTRECMDLEGNKHPINSKWQTDNCETCTCYKTEISCCSLVSTPVGYDKDNCQRIFKKEDCKYIVVEKKDPEKTCSVSAWII; the protein is encoded by the exons ATG AATGTTCTCCTGGGCAGCCTCGTGATCTTTGCCATCTTCGTGACTTTATGCAATGCATCATGCTATTTCATACCTAATGAGAGAGTTCCAGGAGATTCAACCAGGG AATGCATGGATCTCGAAGGAAACAAACACCCAATAAACTCGAAGTGGCAGACTGACAACTGTGAGACATGCACTTGCTACAAAACAGAAATTTCATGTTGCAGCCT TGTTTCTACACCTGTGGGTTATGACAAAGACAACTGCCAAAGAATCTTCAAGAAGGAGGACTGCAAGTATATCGTGGTGGAGAAGAAGGACCCAGAAAAGACCTGTTCTGTCAGTGCATGGATAATCTAA